Sequence from the Prunus persica cultivar Lovell chromosome G5, Prunus_persica_NCBIv2, whole genome shotgun sequence genome:
CCTGTCCCTTGTCAAACTCTTTTTTGAAAGATATCTGAAAGCTTCAATTCTCTTTGAATCATCTACATCATTGTTGGAAGGTCTTTTACAGAGCGCATTGTCTGCTGACTTCAAATGATCACTTCGAATAATATTGTTCAATGATCTTTTGCAGGCCACATTGTCCACTGACTTGGAATGATCGCGCGGAAGACAATATATTGGCTCTGAAAAATTCAATTCGACCTCATTAAGTTAGTTGCATTCATAAATTTCAAGGGAAAGGTAATAAAATCTTTTGATCAGAGTGTATTTGCTTACCTGGAGACTCAAAAGAAGGCAGATCAGGACTAGGAGATCTGGGTGGTGTCATAGGATGGAGATAAACTTTAGGAGACCTTTTATGGCACCTATTTCCACCAAGAGACGATGTACTACATATATTCTCATTGTTGTGTGATTTTCCATCAAAGGAGTTACTTGCCCTCCCTGGAGTTGAAGCATCAATCACAGCAGCACTATCTTTAGTCTCCTTGGAACAACCATCGGCTGCATCTCTAGTGTCAATGACCTCAACCTCTTCACATCTTGCTCGAGGCAACGAAAGAGTAATTCTCTCATGAGCATCTCCGGGTTCATTGGCAACACAACAATCAACATTGTTTACACTAGGAGATAAAATACTGACACTCTCGACATTCTCTAGGACTGACTTAGGTGATGTATTCGTCATAGCTGGATCCAAGCATGGCTTTAGTGATTCCACTATGCTAGAAAACCAAGGAGTACCCTGCCTTGCATAGAACAGAATGTAGGCCTCCTGTGACAGAACAAATTCTTCTTGAACCCTAGTGACCTACAAAAATAACAGTGGAACTTTTAGTGTAAATCTTAATACTACTATATTTGAGGGTAAAACCTGATGGAAACAATCCAATTACCATAGATCATCATTACCGTTTATTGCATGTAAACATACAACAAGAACAAAGATCATATCATAAAGATCGTTtatacaaaaacaaatgaaagaaGCCATGAATGGCAAGACAATCACTTCCACACACCAGCTTCACAAGAATTACAAAGTCATGCAGATAAAACAGTTACAATGAATTGTTTATTACGGAAtgcataaagaaaataattacctTTGAGTCATCCAACCTATGCCATGTATCTGGAGATGACCGAATGAAGCAAAAGTAATGTCCAGAAGTAGATGAGAACCCAACATGCTCCACAATTGCATAAAGTTCATACTTCAATTCCACCTATTGCCAAGAAACAGGAAATTAGAACTAGAGAGACCACaccattctttttcttgattaaAATTGGAGGGAATCGAATCTTGGATCTACCCTAATCCTAACCCATTACCCCACCATTTACAGATAACCCCCAAGGGCTTGAGAAACAACAGCCATTTAAACATAGCTAAAACACAAACATGACATTCAGCTAACCTTCATTTTTAGATCATTTAACCATTATCATGTGTTAAAAAAACCTTGCATTtcttataagttataactgATACCAATTTGATTATGAAGAAACTAAAGGCAGCAATCACATTACTGTTGGTCCCACTGGTTGACTAATAGTCCAAATCCGAAGGAAAATCAACATATTCtgtgtaaaaaataattataataataataagcagCAACTCACATTATTGTCACTGCCACTGGTGTAGGGCTTCAAGTCCAACTCCAAAGGAAATTCTACATGTTTTTCAATCTTCTCAACATGAGATCCATCAGTCTTAAATCTCTTCAGATGAAATGCAGCAACTGGAGGGGCCTGGTCCACCACAAGCTGCTTCTCCACTGATACTTCTTCCTTGCAGTTCTCACATGTAAACTTTGTCTCCAAGTCATTGATAGTTTCTATCTTAGTGAAGGACTCCAGGGCCCTTTGGAGAGTCTCTGCATCTTCAATCTCCAAACTCAGATCAATCAGAGGTTCGTAAGTGTCAGAACAGTGACCACAATTGCAACATCGAAGCTGAAAGTAATTCATACACACAAAAATCAATAagaattataataaaatattgattttCCATCAAATTTAACCATAGCAGAATGAATCATGGCAATCAGATATGGAGTCATACTTTGCTTAGGAGACGACCACCAAAAACCCTTTCCACAAGATTATGGTCTTGGGCAGATGGACTCTCCTTTTCCAACGAATCCAAACAAGATTTCTCAAGTTTGTCTAAGAAGCATTGCAAGAACTCATGGGCATCTTCTTGCTGGTATCTTTGGAAGAAAGATGAGAAATCTAGTAGCATGAGGGTTAAGAATCACATTCGGATGTAAAC
This genomic interval carries:
- the LOC18777001 gene encoding ubiquitin carboxyl-terminal hydrolase 21; amino-acid sequence: MPALAETLDGSSPFSQKEAVDDHALVSIAENANGSSPSSPLKALDDMASDSSLPNPTGSSPSVEEGQEDEPSPPSPLKIVGNDLSNYESDPHSESSGLSRWSSSAPSWSSRWSSNSTKESVISSDSQFSICETKPSMVGAGLANLGNTCFMNAILQCFTHTVPLVEGLHSCSHSMPCDRGSEGFCVLCALHDHVDLSVASSGRVISPWKLVDNLNHFSSFFQRYQQEDAHEFLQCFLDKLEKSCLDSLEKESPSAQDHNLVERVFGGRLLSKLRCCNCGHCSDTYEPLIDLSLEIEDAETLQRALESFTKIETINDLETKFTCENCKEEVSVEKQLVVDQAPPVAAFHLKRFKTDGSHVEKIEKHVEFPLELDLKPYTSGSDNNVELKYELYAIVEHVGFSSTSGHYFCFIRSSPDTWHRLDDSKVTRVQEEFVLSQEAYILFYARQGTPWFSSIVESLKPCLDPAMTNTSPKSVLENVESVSILSPSVNNVDCCVANEPGDAHERITLSLPRARCEEVEVIDTRDAADGCSKETKDSAAVIDASTPGRASNSFDGKSHNNENICSTSSLGGNRCHKRSPKVYLHPMTPPRSPSPDLPSFESPEPIYCLPRDHSKSVDNVACKRSLNNIIRSDHLKSADNALCKRPSNNDVDDSKRIEAFRYLSKKSLTRDRGSQLLAAMVGPQSEGSSNKRRKRVGSSPCKKVSPPGGSHKSMRPVAAALR